Proteins encoded by one window of Arachis ipaensis cultivar K30076 chromosome B04, Araip1.1, whole genome shotgun sequence:
- the LOC107638972 gene encoding huntingtin-interacting protein K, with product MEGGDEGVEMVAETKDLQQQTKAFDKLTDRVEDRQLDSTRVQEAMASIAASAQADWNAMRLREKELAAVKINAADVDIIANELELDKKVAERTLREHKGDAVAAIRHLLQ from the exons atggagGGCGGAGACGAAGGAGTGGAGATGGTAGCGGAGACGAAGGACCTTCAGCAGCAGACTAAGGCCTTCGACAAGCTTACCGACCGCGTCGAAGATCGCCAGCTCGATTCCACTCGCGTCCAAGAGGCCATGGCCTCCATTGCTGCCTCTGCTCAAGCTGACTGGAACGCCATGCGTTTAAG GGAGAAAGAATTAGCAGCTGTTAAGATAAATGCAGCTGATGTTGATATAATTGCAAATGAACTGGAG TTGGATAAAAAGGTAGCAGAAAGAACTTTGCGCGAGCATAAAGGTGATGCAGTTGCTGCCATTCGTCACTTGCTTCAGTAG
- the LOC107638974 gene encoding dual specificity protein kinase splA isoform X2, giving the protein MGTSEAKEEELVKKIEKLEAGHVQLKHEMSKLKLSERRHHHRHRSHSLSPQRSRLGGCGGGGVAAAGCNNKGSSSSPLKRESRSSNNHNHNHNQNQNQNENGDGDGDGDGDVGVNVGLSEKQYMNILQSMGHSLHILDLQCRIIYWNPSAENLYGYAAVEALGKDGIELLVDPIDFGLAYDVFNHVTVGESWSGQFPVKNKMGEKFSVVATNTPFYDDDRKLIGVISVSIDSRPFLETRATLSDVKNAAPGSDLDYNRAKSGISNKLGLDSQQPLQVALASKISNLASKVSNKVKSRMRTGENGVDRDGWSGESHHSDQSFSDCVFSDQKEDGNSSGASTPRGDVPPPFGVFCHVEEKSPAKSSRDSGDDGEGKPIHKIITSKAEAWIQKRTLSWPWRGNGQAGSEARNVSVARPLVQNDQENELVNQMNLSSESRMEVQSGNRPVNNEASGSWSSVNVNSTSSTSSCGSGSSGAVNNKVDIDTDCLDYEILWEDLTIGEQIGQGSCGTVYHALWYGSDVAVKVFSKQEYSEDVILSFRQEVSVLKRLRHPNIILFMGAVTSPQRLCIVTEFLPRGSLFRLLQRNTSKLDWRRRVHMALDIARGVNYLHRCSPPIVHRDLKSSNLLVDKNWTVKVGDFGLSRLKHETYLTTKTGKGTPQWMAPEVLRNEPSDEKSDVYSFGVILWELATEKIPWDTLNAMQVIGAVGFMNHQLEIPADVDPQWASIMESCWHSDPAQRPTFQELVERLREMQRRHAIQLQAARSASGGSNQKES; this is encoded by the exons atgGGAACTTCAGAAGCAAAAGAAGAAGAGCTTGTGAAGAAGATAGAGAAGCTTGAAGCTGGCCATGTTCAGCTGAAGCATGAGATGTCGAAGCTGAAGCTATCTGAACGCCGCCATCATCACCGCCACAGGTCGCACTCCTTGTCGCCGCAGCGTTCAAGGCTTGGCGGTTGTGGCGGTGGCGGGGTTGCTGCTGCTGGTTGTAACAACAAAGGGTCTTCTTCTTCACCCTTGAAGAGGGAGAGTCGCAGCagcaataatcataatcataatcacaatcAGAACCAGAATCAGAATGaaaatggtgatggtgatggtgatggtgatggtgatgttGGTGTGAATGTTGGCCTTAGTGAGAAGCAGTATATGAACATTTTGCAGTCAATGGGGCACTCGCTTCATATTCTGGATCTTCAATGCCGGATTATATATTG GAATCCTAGTGCCGAAAATCTGTATGGTTATGCAGCAGTAGAGGCTCTTGGAAAAGATGGGATTGAGCTGCTCGTAGACCCTATTGATTTCGGACTAGCATATGATGTATTCAACCATGTCACTGTGGGGGAGAGTTGGAGCGGCCAGTTCCCTGTCAAGAACAAGATGGGGGAGAAATTTTCAGTTGTGGCAACCAACACGCCATTCTATGATGACGATAGGAAGTTGATTGGGGTTATCAGTGTGTCCATTGATTCTAGACCCTTTCTTGAAACTCGAGCTACTTTATCGGATGTGAAGAATGCTGCACCAGGTTCAGACTTGGATTATAACCGCGCGAAGAGTGGCATTTCAAATAAACTTGGCCTTGACTCTCAGCAGCCACTTCAAGTTGCTCTAGCATCCAAAATTTCTAATTTG GCATCAAAGGTGAGTAATAAAGTTAAGTCAAGAATGCGGACAGGAGAAAACGGTGTTGACCGTGATGGTTGGAGCGGAGAAAGTCATCATTCTGATCAGAGTTTTTCGGATTGTGTTTTTTCTGACCAGAAAGAGGATGGTAATTCCAGTGGAGCTAGCACTCCCAGAGGTGATGTACCACCTCCATTTGGTGTATTTTGTCATGTTGAAGAGAAATCACCAGCTAAATCTTCGAGAGACTCTGGTGATGATGGCGAAGGAAAACCAATTCACAAGATCATAACTTCTAAAGCTGAAGCGTGGATTCAAAAGAGAACATTGTCATGGCCATGGAGAGGAAATGGTCAAGCTGGATCCGAGGCAAGAAATGTTTCTGTTGCTAGGCCACTGGTGCAGAATGATCAAGAAAATGAACTGGTTAATCAGATGAATCTTTCTTCCGAGTCCAGGATGGAAGTCCAGTCAGGTAATCGGCCTGTTAACAACGAGGCTTCAGGATCGTGGTCCTCAGTTAACGTTAACAGTACTAGCAGTACCAGCAGCTGCGGCAGTGGCAGCAGTGGTGCTGTCAATAATAAAGTGGATATTGATACCGATTGCTTGGATTATGAAATCTTGTGGGAGGACCTCACAATTGGAGAACAAATTGGGCAAG GTTCTTGTGGAACTGTATATCATGCCCTGTGGTATGGATCA GATGTTGCGGTCAAAGTATTCTCAAAGCAAGAATATTCAGAGGATGTGATACTATCCTTCAGACAAGAG GTATCTGTCTTGAAAAGACTTCGCCATCCAAATATTATTCTCTTCATGGGGGCAGTGACTTCACCTCAACGTCTCTGCATTGTGACAGAGTTTCTCCCACG TGGAAGCTTGTTTCGTTTGCTCCAAAGAAATACATCCAAACTTGACTGGAGACGGCGAGTTCATATGGCTTTAGATATC GCACGTGGTGTGAATTATCTTCATCGTTGCAGCCCCCCTATTGTTCATCGAGATTTGAAGTCTTCAAATCTCCTAGTTGACAAGAATTGGACTGTGAAG GTTGGTGATTTTGGTCTTTCACGCCTTAAGCATGAAACATATCTCACAACCAAAACAGGAAAGGGCACG CCTCAATGGATGGCACCAGAAGTTCTTCGAAATGAACCCTCGGATGAGAA GTCCGATGTGTACAGCTTTGGGGTGATATTGTGGGAACTTGCAACTGAAAAGATCCCGTGGGATACTCTCAATGCAATGCAG GTTATTGGCGCTGTAGGGTTTATGAACCATCAGTTAGAAATTCCGGCAGATGTTGATCCGCAGTGGGCTTCTATAATGGAGAGCTGCTGGCATAG CGATCCGGCTCAGCGACCAACATTCCAGGAACTTGTGGAAAGGCTCAGAGAAATGCAGAGACGACATGCCATTCAGCTCCAGGCGGCTCGTTCTGCCAGCGGTGGAAGCAATCAGAAGGAATCTTAA
- the LOC107638974 gene encoding serine/threonine-protein kinase STY17 isoform X1, with product MGTSEAKEEELVKKIEKLEAGHVQLKHEMSKLKLSERRHHHRHRSHSLSPQRSRLGGCGGGGVAAAGCNNKGSSSSPLKRESRSSNNHNHNHNQNQNQNENGDGDGDGDGDVGVNVGLSEKQYMNILQSMGHSLHILDLQCRIIYWNPSAENLYGYAAVEALGKDGIELLVDPIDFGLAYDVFNHVTVGESWSGQFPVKNKMGEKFSVVATNTPFYDDDRKLIGVISVSIDSRPFLETRATLSDVKNAAPGSDLDYNRAKSGISNKLGLDSQQPLQVALASKISNLASKVSNKVKSRMRTGENGVDRDGWSGESHHSDQSFSDCVFSDQKEDGNSSGASTPRGDVPPPFGVFCHVEEKSPAKSSRDSGDDGEGKPIHKIITSKAEAWIQKRTLSWPWRGNGQAGSEARNVSVARPLVQNDQENELVNQMNLSSESRMEVQSGNRPVNNEASGSWSSVNVNSTSSTSSCGSGSSGAVNNKVDIDTDCLDYEILWEDLTIGEQIGQGSCGTVYHALWYGSDVAVKVFSKQEYSEDVILSFRQEVSVLKRLRHPNIILFMGAVTSPQRLCIVTEFLPRGSLFRLLQRNTSKLDWRRRVHMALDIARGVNYLHRCSPPIVHRDLKSSNLLVDKNWTVKVGDFGLSRLKHETYLTTKTGKGTPQWMAPEVLRNEPSDEKSDVYSFGVILWELATEKIPWDTLNAMQVIGAVGFMNHQLEIPADVDPQWASIMESCWHRSNRRHGHPGLHRWVPPDPSPFPRHTPSLPSEAASSSLPPLLPPDPHMGLLHHPPFLFFLLRPPPMLSVTANGINPRHR from the exons atgGGAACTTCAGAAGCAAAAGAAGAAGAGCTTGTGAAGAAGATAGAGAAGCTTGAAGCTGGCCATGTTCAGCTGAAGCATGAGATGTCGAAGCTGAAGCTATCTGAACGCCGCCATCATCACCGCCACAGGTCGCACTCCTTGTCGCCGCAGCGTTCAAGGCTTGGCGGTTGTGGCGGTGGCGGGGTTGCTGCTGCTGGTTGTAACAACAAAGGGTCTTCTTCTTCACCCTTGAAGAGGGAGAGTCGCAGCagcaataatcataatcataatcacaatcAGAACCAGAATCAGAATGaaaatggtgatggtgatggtgatggtgatggtgatgttGGTGTGAATGTTGGCCTTAGTGAGAAGCAGTATATGAACATTTTGCAGTCAATGGGGCACTCGCTTCATATTCTGGATCTTCAATGCCGGATTATATATTG GAATCCTAGTGCCGAAAATCTGTATGGTTATGCAGCAGTAGAGGCTCTTGGAAAAGATGGGATTGAGCTGCTCGTAGACCCTATTGATTTCGGACTAGCATATGATGTATTCAACCATGTCACTGTGGGGGAGAGTTGGAGCGGCCAGTTCCCTGTCAAGAACAAGATGGGGGAGAAATTTTCAGTTGTGGCAACCAACACGCCATTCTATGATGACGATAGGAAGTTGATTGGGGTTATCAGTGTGTCCATTGATTCTAGACCCTTTCTTGAAACTCGAGCTACTTTATCGGATGTGAAGAATGCTGCACCAGGTTCAGACTTGGATTATAACCGCGCGAAGAGTGGCATTTCAAATAAACTTGGCCTTGACTCTCAGCAGCCACTTCAAGTTGCTCTAGCATCCAAAATTTCTAATTTG GCATCAAAGGTGAGTAATAAAGTTAAGTCAAGAATGCGGACAGGAGAAAACGGTGTTGACCGTGATGGTTGGAGCGGAGAAAGTCATCATTCTGATCAGAGTTTTTCGGATTGTGTTTTTTCTGACCAGAAAGAGGATGGTAATTCCAGTGGAGCTAGCACTCCCAGAGGTGATGTACCACCTCCATTTGGTGTATTTTGTCATGTTGAAGAGAAATCACCAGCTAAATCTTCGAGAGACTCTGGTGATGATGGCGAAGGAAAACCAATTCACAAGATCATAACTTCTAAAGCTGAAGCGTGGATTCAAAAGAGAACATTGTCATGGCCATGGAGAGGAAATGGTCAAGCTGGATCCGAGGCAAGAAATGTTTCTGTTGCTAGGCCACTGGTGCAGAATGATCAAGAAAATGAACTGGTTAATCAGATGAATCTTTCTTCCGAGTCCAGGATGGAAGTCCAGTCAGGTAATCGGCCTGTTAACAACGAGGCTTCAGGATCGTGGTCCTCAGTTAACGTTAACAGTACTAGCAGTACCAGCAGCTGCGGCAGTGGCAGCAGTGGTGCTGTCAATAATAAAGTGGATATTGATACCGATTGCTTGGATTATGAAATCTTGTGGGAGGACCTCACAATTGGAGAACAAATTGGGCAAG GTTCTTGTGGAACTGTATATCATGCCCTGTGGTATGGATCA GATGTTGCGGTCAAAGTATTCTCAAAGCAAGAATATTCAGAGGATGTGATACTATCCTTCAGACAAGAG GTATCTGTCTTGAAAAGACTTCGCCATCCAAATATTATTCTCTTCATGGGGGCAGTGACTTCACCTCAACGTCTCTGCATTGTGACAGAGTTTCTCCCACG TGGAAGCTTGTTTCGTTTGCTCCAAAGAAATACATCCAAACTTGACTGGAGACGGCGAGTTCATATGGCTTTAGATATC GCACGTGGTGTGAATTATCTTCATCGTTGCAGCCCCCCTATTGTTCATCGAGATTTGAAGTCTTCAAATCTCCTAGTTGACAAGAATTGGACTGTGAAG GTTGGTGATTTTGGTCTTTCACGCCTTAAGCATGAAACATATCTCACAACCAAAACAGGAAAGGGCACG CCTCAATGGATGGCACCAGAAGTTCTTCGAAATGAACCCTCGGATGAGAA GTCCGATGTGTACAGCTTTGGGGTGATATTGTGGGAACTTGCAACTGAAAAGATCCCGTGGGATACTCTCAATGCAATGCAG GTTATTGGCGCTGTAGGGTTTATGAACCATCAGTTAGAAATTCCGGCAGATGTTGATCCGCAGTGGGCTTCTATAATGGAGAGCTGCTGGCATAG ATCCAACCGGAGGCACGGCCATCCTGGACTCCACCGCTGGGTTCCACCAGATCCATCCCCTTTTCCACGCCACACTCCCTCACTTCCTTCAGAAGCCGCAAGCTCTTCCCTTCCTCCTCTGCTTCCTCCTGATCCTCACATGGGTCTCCTTCACCATCCAccattcctcttcttcctcctccgcCCGCCTCCAATGCTTTCCGTCACCGCTAACGGAATCAACCCGCGACACCGATAG
- the LOC107638974 gene encoding serine/threonine-protein kinase STY46 isoform X3 — protein sequence MGTSEAKEEELVKKIEKLEAGHVQLKHEMSKLKLSERRHHHRHRSHSLSPQRSRLGGCGGGGVAAAGCNNKGSSSSPLKRESRSSNNHNHNHNQNQNQNENGDGDGDGDGDVGVNVGLSEKQYMNILQSMGHSLHILDLQCRIIYWNPSAENLYGYAAVEALGKDGIELLVDPIDFGLAYDVFNHVTVGESWSGQFPVKNKMGEKFSVVATNTPFYDDDRKLIGVISVSIDSRPFLETRATLSDVKNAAPGSDLDYNRAKSGISNKLGLDSQQPLQVALASKISNLKEDGNSSGASTPRGDVPPPFGVFCHVEEKSPAKSSRDSGDDGEGKPIHKIITSKAEAWIQKRTLSWPWRGNGQAGSEARNVSVARPLVQNDQENELVNQMNLSSESRMEVQSGNRPVNNEASGSWSSVNVNSTSSTSSCGSGSSGAVNNKVDIDTDCLDYEILWEDLTIGEQIGQGSCGTVYHALWYGSDVAVKVFSKQEYSEDVILSFRQEVSVLKRLRHPNIILFMGAVTSPQRLCIVTEFLPRGSLFRLLQRNTSKLDWRRRVHMALDIARGVNYLHRCSPPIVHRDLKSSNLLVDKNWTVKVGDFGLSRLKHETYLTTKTGKGTPQWMAPEVLRNEPSDEKSDVYSFGVILWELATEKIPWDTLNAMQVIGAVGFMNHQLEIPADVDPQWASIMESCWHRSNRRHGHPGLHRWVPPDPSPFPRHTPSLPSEAASSSLPPLLPPDPHMGLLHHPPFLFFLLRPPPMLSVTANGINPRHR from the exons atgGGAACTTCAGAAGCAAAAGAAGAAGAGCTTGTGAAGAAGATAGAGAAGCTTGAAGCTGGCCATGTTCAGCTGAAGCATGAGATGTCGAAGCTGAAGCTATCTGAACGCCGCCATCATCACCGCCACAGGTCGCACTCCTTGTCGCCGCAGCGTTCAAGGCTTGGCGGTTGTGGCGGTGGCGGGGTTGCTGCTGCTGGTTGTAACAACAAAGGGTCTTCTTCTTCACCCTTGAAGAGGGAGAGTCGCAGCagcaataatcataatcataatcacaatcAGAACCAGAATCAGAATGaaaatggtgatggtgatggtgatggtgatggtgatgttGGTGTGAATGTTGGCCTTAGTGAGAAGCAGTATATGAACATTTTGCAGTCAATGGGGCACTCGCTTCATATTCTGGATCTTCAATGCCGGATTATATATTG GAATCCTAGTGCCGAAAATCTGTATGGTTATGCAGCAGTAGAGGCTCTTGGAAAAGATGGGATTGAGCTGCTCGTAGACCCTATTGATTTCGGACTAGCATATGATGTATTCAACCATGTCACTGTGGGGGAGAGTTGGAGCGGCCAGTTCCCTGTCAAGAACAAGATGGGGGAGAAATTTTCAGTTGTGGCAACCAACACGCCATTCTATGATGACGATAGGAAGTTGATTGGGGTTATCAGTGTGTCCATTGATTCTAGACCCTTTCTTGAAACTCGAGCTACTTTATCGGATGTGAAGAATGCTGCACCAGGTTCAGACTTGGATTATAACCGCGCGAAGAGTGGCATTTCAAATAAACTTGGCCTTGACTCTCAGCAGCCACTTCAAGTTGCTCTAGCATCCAAAATTTCTAATTTG AAAGAGGATGGTAATTCCAGTGGAGCTAGCACTCCCAGAGGTGATGTACCACCTCCATTTGGTGTATTTTGTCATGTTGAAGAGAAATCACCAGCTAAATCTTCGAGAGACTCTGGTGATGATGGCGAAGGAAAACCAATTCACAAGATCATAACTTCTAAAGCTGAAGCGTGGATTCAAAAGAGAACATTGTCATGGCCATGGAGAGGAAATGGTCAAGCTGGATCCGAGGCAAGAAATGTTTCTGTTGCTAGGCCACTGGTGCAGAATGATCAAGAAAATGAACTGGTTAATCAGATGAATCTTTCTTCCGAGTCCAGGATGGAAGTCCAGTCAGGTAATCGGCCTGTTAACAACGAGGCTTCAGGATCGTGGTCCTCAGTTAACGTTAACAGTACTAGCAGTACCAGCAGCTGCGGCAGTGGCAGCAGTGGTGCTGTCAATAATAAAGTGGATATTGATACCGATTGCTTGGATTATGAAATCTTGTGGGAGGACCTCACAATTGGAGAACAAATTGGGCAAG GTTCTTGTGGAACTGTATATCATGCCCTGTGGTATGGATCA GATGTTGCGGTCAAAGTATTCTCAAAGCAAGAATATTCAGAGGATGTGATACTATCCTTCAGACAAGAG GTATCTGTCTTGAAAAGACTTCGCCATCCAAATATTATTCTCTTCATGGGGGCAGTGACTTCACCTCAACGTCTCTGCATTGTGACAGAGTTTCTCCCACG TGGAAGCTTGTTTCGTTTGCTCCAAAGAAATACATCCAAACTTGACTGGAGACGGCGAGTTCATATGGCTTTAGATATC GCACGTGGTGTGAATTATCTTCATCGTTGCAGCCCCCCTATTGTTCATCGAGATTTGAAGTCTTCAAATCTCCTAGTTGACAAGAATTGGACTGTGAAG GTTGGTGATTTTGGTCTTTCACGCCTTAAGCATGAAACATATCTCACAACCAAAACAGGAAAGGGCACG CCTCAATGGATGGCACCAGAAGTTCTTCGAAATGAACCCTCGGATGAGAA GTCCGATGTGTACAGCTTTGGGGTGATATTGTGGGAACTTGCAACTGAAAAGATCCCGTGGGATACTCTCAATGCAATGCAG GTTATTGGCGCTGTAGGGTTTATGAACCATCAGTTAGAAATTCCGGCAGATGTTGATCCGCAGTGGGCTTCTATAATGGAGAGCTGCTGGCATAG ATCCAACCGGAGGCACGGCCATCCTGGACTCCACCGCTGGGTTCCACCAGATCCATCCCCTTTTCCACGCCACACTCCCTCACTTCCTTCAGAAGCCGCAAGCTCTTCCCTTCCTCCTCTGCTTCCTCCTGATCCTCACATGGGTCTCCTTCACCATCCAccattcctcttcttcctcctccgcCCGCCTCCAATGCTTTCCGTCACCGCTAACGGAATCAACCCGCGACACCGATAG
- the LOC107638974 gene encoding serine/threonine-protein kinase STY17 isoform X4, translating to MPDYILILRNPSAENLYGYAAVEALGKDGIELLVDPIDFGLAYDVFNHVTVGESWSGQFPVKNKMGEKFSVVATNTPFYDDDRKLIGVISVSIDSRPFLETRATLSDVKNAAPGSDLDYNRAKSGISNKLGLDSQQPLQVALASKISNLASKVSNKVKSRMRTGENGVDRDGWSGESHHSDQSFSDCVFSDQKEDGNSSGASTPRGDVPPPFGVFCHVEEKSPAKSSRDSGDDGEGKPIHKIITSKAEAWIQKRTLSWPWRGNGQAGSEARNVSVARPLVQNDQENELVNQMNLSSESRMEVQSGNRPVNNEASGSWSSVNVNSTSSTSSCGSGSSGAVNNKVDIDTDCLDYEILWEDLTIGEQIGQGSCGTVYHALWYGSDVAVKVFSKQEYSEDVILSFRQEVSVLKRLRHPNIILFMGAVTSPQRLCIVTEFLPRGSLFRLLQRNTSKLDWRRRVHMALDIARGVNYLHRCSPPIVHRDLKSSNLLVDKNWTVKVGDFGLSRLKHETYLTTKTGKGTPQWMAPEVLRNEPSDEKSDVYSFGVILWELATEKIPWDTLNAMQVIGAVGFMNHQLEIPADVDPQWASIMESCWHRSNRRHGHPGLHRWVPPDPSPFPRHTPSLPSEAASSSLPPLLPPDPHMGLLHHPPFLFFLLRPPPMLSVTANGINPRHR from the exons ATGCCGGATTATATATTG ATATTAAG GAATCCTAGTGCCGAAAATCTGTATGGTTATGCAGCAGTAGAGGCTCTTGGAAAAGATGGGATTGAGCTGCTCGTAGACCCTATTGATTTCGGACTAGCATATGATGTATTCAACCATGTCACTGTGGGGGAGAGTTGGAGCGGCCAGTTCCCTGTCAAGAACAAGATGGGGGAGAAATTTTCAGTTGTGGCAACCAACACGCCATTCTATGATGACGATAGGAAGTTGATTGGGGTTATCAGTGTGTCCATTGATTCTAGACCCTTTCTTGAAACTCGAGCTACTTTATCGGATGTGAAGAATGCTGCACCAGGTTCAGACTTGGATTATAACCGCGCGAAGAGTGGCATTTCAAATAAACTTGGCCTTGACTCTCAGCAGCCACTTCAAGTTGCTCTAGCATCCAAAATTTCTAATTTG GCATCAAAGGTGAGTAATAAAGTTAAGTCAAGAATGCGGACAGGAGAAAACGGTGTTGACCGTGATGGTTGGAGCGGAGAAAGTCATCATTCTGATCAGAGTTTTTCGGATTGTGTTTTTTCTGACCAGAAAGAGGATGGTAATTCCAGTGGAGCTAGCACTCCCAGAGGTGATGTACCACCTCCATTTGGTGTATTTTGTCATGTTGAAGAGAAATCACCAGCTAAATCTTCGAGAGACTCTGGTGATGATGGCGAAGGAAAACCAATTCACAAGATCATAACTTCTAAAGCTGAAGCGTGGATTCAAAAGAGAACATTGTCATGGCCATGGAGAGGAAATGGTCAAGCTGGATCCGAGGCAAGAAATGTTTCTGTTGCTAGGCCACTGGTGCAGAATGATCAAGAAAATGAACTGGTTAATCAGATGAATCTTTCTTCCGAGTCCAGGATGGAAGTCCAGTCAGGTAATCGGCCTGTTAACAACGAGGCTTCAGGATCGTGGTCCTCAGTTAACGTTAACAGTACTAGCAGTACCAGCAGCTGCGGCAGTGGCAGCAGTGGTGCTGTCAATAATAAAGTGGATATTGATACCGATTGCTTGGATTATGAAATCTTGTGGGAGGACCTCACAATTGGAGAACAAATTGGGCAAG GTTCTTGTGGAACTGTATATCATGCCCTGTGGTATGGATCA GATGTTGCGGTCAAAGTATTCTCAAAGCAAGAATATTCAGAGGATGTGATACTATCCTTCAGACAAGAG GTATCTGTCTTGAAAAGACTTCGCCATCCAAATATTATTCTCTTCATGGGGGCAGTGACTTCACCTCAACGTCTCTGCATTGTGACAGAGTTTCTCCCACG TGGAAGCTTGTTTCGTTTGCTCCAAAGAAATACATCCAAACTTGACTGGAGACGGCGAGTTCATATGGCTTTAGATATC GCACGTGGTGTGAATTATCTTCATCGTTGCAGCCCCCCTATTGTTCATCGAGATTTGAAGTCTTCAAATCTCCTAGTTGACAAGAATTGGACTGTGAAG GTTGGTGATTTTGGTCTTTCACGCCTTAAGCATGAAACATATCTCACAACCAAAACAGGAAAGGGCACG CCTCAATGGATGGCACCAGAAGTTCTTCGAAATGAACCCTCGGATGAGAA GTCCGATGTGTACAGCTTTGGGGTGATATTGTGGGAACTTGCAACTGAAAAGATCCCGTGGGATACTCTCAATGCAATGCAG GTTATTGGCGCTGTAGGGTTTATGAACCATCAGTTAGAAATTCCGGCAGATGTTGATCCGCAGTGGGCTTCTATAATGGAGAGCTGCTGGCATAG ATCCAACCGGAGGCACGGCCATCCTGGACTCCACCGCTGGGTTCCACCAGATCCATCCCCTTTTCCACGCCACACTCCCTCACTTCCTTCAGAAGCCGCAAGCTCTTCCCTTCCTCCTCTGCTTCCTCCTGATCCTCACATGGGTCTCCTTCACCATCCAccattcctcttcttcctcctccgcCCGCCTCCAATGCTTTCCGTCACCGCTAACGGAATCAACCCGCGACACCGATAG